TTTCAtccgaatggaagaagatactAACGCCATTCTCAGCAAGATGAACGCATCCAAAGCTCCAGCGGCTAAAAACGCCAACACGCGACAAGAACCGCGCCAGCatgctcaacccgacaaaaatGGCCGCAAAGACGGATACATCGTCAAAGAGAACAACGTGCCGGTTTCAACTCTCGTAGTCTGCGGAGAGGGATGGAACAAGTGGGTAAGGGAGCTCGATTCGTCCGACAAACCAGTCGACGCGTTTGCTCGACCCAGACTACAACAGCAACAGATTCAGCGGTAGGACCTTCCAGAACCGTCGATCTCACCAAACACTGCAAGTATCACGATGCCAAAGGGCACGATACGACAGAGTGCAAGTCACTCTATGCGCACTACCTCTCCTCCTTAGCAAGTGGCGACTTTAAGTTCGAACCACTAAAGGCTAAGCTGAAGAACGgcaagagctggagcaagaatAAAGAAAGGAGAGCCCAGCGCAAAGCTACAGGCAAAAGTCGACATAGCGAAACTCAACAACGCGATGACGAGGAGGACGCCCCGAAGAGTAATGACGAGGCAGACTCCTCGGCTGAGGAAGAGCAACCAGCTAACCGCAGATGCATTGAGGTCATACTTTCCCAGCAAAACTTGTCGTCGGACGATGAGAATGATGACACACCTGTACACGAAGATTTGAGAGATGTTCTGAAACGGAAGTTGGAATCCGAAAACAGCAACAGCTCCACGCGCAATGATCTCCGAATAACGTTGAATGCACGGAAGTCGCGGCGTATCTCGGCAGTTGACCCTGATCCCAAAGAACGCCCGAACGGTGACTTTAGGGATAAACTCAACGCAGGAGCATGCGATCTCCGAATCCGCCTCAATCGTTCTAAGCCCACTGACCTCCGAAGGCGTTTGGAGCAAACTAAGATGTCAAGCAACGACACTCCATCATCAAAAAACGATAGAGACGTACCAACCGATTTACGCGTCTTCTTAGACTCCAAGCAGGTCCAAACGCGACGTCAACTAAATGTCATCATGGGCAGTTCTCCTCCTTGCGGCAACTCTGTTCGCTCCGTCATGGATTACCGTCGGCAGGTCGCGACTTCGCAGAGATGGCCGACTAGGCCGCCAAATCACCCTCCGATAACCTTTTCACCGGATGACGCTGAGGGGATTCACGTACCCCACAATGATCATCTTCTTGTAGTTCTTGGAATTGGGGAGTACGACGTCACCAAGATCCTCATCGATACAGGAAGTTCCGTCGACCTCATTTTCCGAGGAACCCTGCAGAAGATGGGAGTCGATCTCGACGACATCAAACCATCCTCCAGAACATTAACCGGCTTCAACGGATCCTCTGAAACAATACTGGGAACAATCCGCCTTCCGGTACGTGCATGTGGAGTCACTCGGACTGTCAAATTTGCCGTCGTAAGCACGAAGTCCCCTTACCACGCCATACTCGGAACCCCTTGGATACACTCAATGCAGGCCATTCCATCTACTTACCACCAGTGCGTCAAGTTCCCCGGTACGGACGGCAAAATCAAAACACTGCGAGGAGATCAAAAAGCCGCTAGGGAACTCCTAGTCGCCACAGTTAAACTCCAACGATCGTCTTTATCGGTTAACTCCATCACTCCTCCAACCTATAAAGTCTGCTCCCAGGAAGGCGAAATTCTCGAGTTACCTATTGACGATGCCGATCCAAGCCGGACCGCAAGGGTTGGTGCGTACCTGTCTGAAGAAATGCAGCGGTCAGTTCTCGACTTTCTCAAGGCAAATGTGTCCACATTCGCGTGGTCCATGTCAGACATGAAAGGAATTGATCCGGCCATAACAACTCAAGAACTAAACGTCGATCCGACAGTCAAGCCTATCCGACAGAAGCGACGCAAGCTCGGTCCAGATAGGTCAAAGGCTATAAACGAAGAGGTCGACCGGTTGCTCGACGCTGGTTCAATTGCTGAGGTGCGCTACCCTGAGTGGTTAGCAAATCCAGCAGTCGTCAAAaagaagaacgggaagtggcgcGTCTGCGTCGACTTCACAGACTTGAATAAAGCCTGCCCAAAGGATAGCTATCCTCTTCCCAACATCGACCGTTTAGTCGAGTCCACGGCTGGAAACGAGATGCTcaccttcatggacgctttctctaGGTACAACCAAATCATGATGCACCCCGACGATCGCGAAAAAATAGCATTTATCACGGATAGAGGAACCTACTTCTATAAGGTCATGCCATTCGGTTTGAAGAACGCGGGAGCAACCTACCAACGGCTTGTGAACAAAATGTTCGCAGACAAGCTGGGCGTCACCATGGAAGTATACATCGACGATATGCTTGTCAAGTCGCTACACGCTGCTGATCACCTCTGTCACTTGAAAGATTGCTTCGAAACTCTCAACAAATACGGCATGAAACTGAATCCAGCAAAGTGCACGTTTGGGGTTTCCTCAGGCGAGTTCCTTGGATACATAGTCACGCAGCGGGGAATCGAAGCCAACCCAAAGCAGATCTCCGAGGTCCTGAACCTTCCAAGCCCAAAAAACAGTAGAGAAGTGCAACGGCTTACGGGAAGGATAGCTGCACTCAACCGGTTCATCTCCAGATCCACCGACAAATGCTTGCCATTCTACGACCTCCTCCGAGGTAACAAAAGGTTTATCTGGGATGAGAAATGCGAGGAGGCATTTATCCAACTTAAGCATTATCTGAGAACACCACCCGTTCTCGCCAAGCCAGATGTCGGCGACGTTCTATCTCTTTACATCGCAGTATCACAAGCAGCAGTCAGTAGTGTCCTCATAAAAGAGGATCGTGGTGAGCAAAAACCAATCTTCTACACGAGTAGGCGCATGACCGGACCAGAAACGCGATACCCAACTCTGGAGAAGATGGCACTGGCAGTCGTCGAAGCGGCGAGAAAGCTTCGCCCTTACTTTCAGTCACATTCGGTTGAAGTATTAACCGACCAGCCCCTCCGAACGATACTTCAAAATACAAACAGGTCCGGAAGACTAACGAAGTGGGCCATCGAACTCGGTGAGCTTGATATCACTTACAAGAACAGGACTGCAGCAAAATCTCAGGTTCTCGCAGACTTCTTAATCGAATTGGCCCCGTAGTTAGAGCAAGATCTCACACTCACAAACCCAAACTGGACACTGCATGTCGACGGATCTTCGACTAACAGAGGCGCAGGTGCTGGAGTCCAACTGCAATCCCTGACCGGCGAACTGATCAGGCAGTCTTTTAGCTTCGGATTTCCAGCCTCGAACAACGTAGCAGAATACGAATCTTTGATCGCTGGACTCCGCTTAGCAAAAGCTGTCAAGGCCAAACGCCTAAGTGCCTACTGCGACTCGCAGTTAGTCGCCAGTCAGTTTAGCGGTGATTATGACCGCCCGCAACGATCggatggacgcctacctcaaGATAGTAAAGGGATTAGCCGTAGAGTTCGAATTCTTCGAACTCGTCAAAGTTCCCAGAGGAGAAAATGTCTGCACCGACGCCCTTGCAGCCCTTGGAAGCAAGCTTCATGACCAAGTTAAACGAACTATTCCAATACACCGCATTGAGAAGCCGAGCATCGATATCTCGACGGACCAAACCACCATCATAGCCCCAATCACCGAAACCGATACTCTCATTACCGATGAATTCGGCCCCGACTGGCGAACTGAGTTTATCGACTACCTCTCAAAGAGGGAACTTCCAaccgagaaatgggcagcccgccGACTAAAAACGCGCAGTGCCCATTATGTCGTCCTAGAAAACGAACTCCATCGATGGACTGCGAGTAAAGTACTACTCAAATGCATTCACGGCGAAGAAACGGTCAGGGTTATGGCCGAAACACATGAAGGCGCTGGAGGTAACCATTCGGGCGGACGCGCATTAGCAATCAAAGTGAGAAGCCTGGGCTTCTTCTGGCCGACGATGAATGCAGATTGCGAGTCCTACGCCAGAAGCTGCGACAAGTGCCAACGGCACGCACCAAGCATCCACTGTCCAGCTGAAATGTTACGAACGACAGTCGCGCCGTACCCATTCATGCGATGGGCAATGGATATCATAGAACCTTTTCCATGCTCCCGCCAGCGGCGTTTCATTCTCGTCCTCACTGATTACTTCACCAAATGGATCGAAGCTGAAGCCTACGCTCAAGTCACCGACAAAGAAGTCCGTGGGTTcgtctggaaaaacatcatctgccgCCACGGCCTACTGTACGAAATCGTTACTGATAATGGATCACAGTTCATGTCGGGCAACTTCAAGGAGTTTTGCAGCAAATGGAACATTCATTTGAGCCCCTCTACCCCTCGTTACCCACAGGGAAATGGCCAAGCGGAGTCCTCCAACAAGATCATCATCAACGGCATTAAGAAACGTTTAGACCTGAAAAAGGGTcattgggccgacgaactcgacggAGTTCTATAGAGCCACCGCACAACACCACGAAGGTCGACCAAATCGACACCTTTCTCTCTCGCATACGGTGTCGAGGCTATGGCTCCCGCAGAAGTTAACGTTTCAAGCCTCCGACGCTCGAAAATGCCCCAGTATGTCGAACTCAATAAGGAGATGCTGCTTGACGCCCTCGATGAAATTGAAGAACTATAGGACCAAGCTCTGCTGCGAATCCAAAACTATCAACATCAGATAGAGAGttactacaacaaaaaggtcCGAGCCAGACCCCTTGAACTCGGCGACTTTCATGCGCAAAGTGTTCGAGAACACTAAGGAGCTGAACACCGGCAAGCTCGGCGCTAGGTGGGAAGGACCTTACAAAATCACCAAAGTTGTGAAACCAGGAGTCTACCGACTTCAAACGTCAAGCGGAGAAGAAGTGCCTAGAGCATGGAACTCAATGCATCTAAGACGCTTCTactcctaaacaaaaaaaaaaaaaaaaaaaaaaaaccgagtagaTGCACCTTCGCGGTCACTTCTACTCGACCGAGTAAATGTGCTTCCAACGGCCACTTTCACTCGGAaaaaacgaactacgaatggcttgatcctcaactgaggtacgtaggcagccttaactGGTCCAGCTATAACAAAACCAAAGTCAAAATCTTGTTCTTTGTCTCAACTTCTACTTAGTAGATACCTGTTATCAAACCCAACGGCTCCCGTGTCTCCAGCAGGAGATACGCGGACACTATCGTTCCATTTCCCagctatgtcctgatcagacacttaGCCTAAGGACCCAACAGTCGCTAGTCACCTATGCCCAAGGAGCATTGACCGACTAAATGGAGTGAATCTTTAACCTTTCCTCGACTAAACGCGTAACGGACTAGCTACCCGATTACCCGATTGTCATTGAGGAAACGGACGAAAGAACCTTCCACTCTTAGATTCAGTCCCTTGTTTTCGAGATAGAATGATGCGCCTAGACGTCGTTTCGATCGAAACACGACAAGAGCTGAACATCGCGAGACTCTAAAGATACTGACATTTACTTTAACAAGTTTGCAAGTACAGATAAGAAACACAACAACCCACAAATTTAAAGTCCGCTTAAAAAAACGACTTGCcgataaaataaaagtatgTCTAATCGTACAACAACAGGGTCTAtcaagaccacaaacaaaaaaagaagaggagaaaAGAACATAAGTGAAACATCAAGGCACAGAATCTTGATCGTCAGGACCTTTGGTAGCGGCAGCCGTCGGGTGTTCCACCCGAGTAGAAATAGGGACGAGAGAGTCTACAACAGGAGGTGGAGGAACATTTGTATCCCCAGCTTCGTAGGTCATCTCCTCCTCAGCAGGCCGTGGCAGCGACGTCTCCTCGATTCCGTCGTTTTCCTTCTCTTCATCCTCTCGTCCTTCAGAGGAAGAATCCGAGACAAGCACAGGATCCTCGATGCCCACGTTCTCGGTCTCTTCCTCTCGAATCAGAGTGTCGCCCATCTCGAGGTCGTCCTTTCCAGGAAACCCCTCCAGATTCTCATTCTCTGGGCGCTCGTCAAGACCACTTCCCACCGGGGACTTGACATGTTTAGTAGGGATAGATGTGACGTCAACCAGTGGCTCCTCTGATGGCTCCTCAACAACTTCGAGCGAGCTAACGAGCCGAGAAGCCATCTCTGGCCCGATCAAATTTACGTTCGACCCATGGGGATCGAATGACGTTCTGAACCGGTCCGCGACAAAACGAGAAGGAAGGACCAGCGGAGAAAGAGTAAGGTCGCTATCAGACAGCGGCTCTACTCGGAGTTTCATAACCTCCACCTCGTAAAGTTTCTCCTGCTCAACGAAGACATCGATCATTTCTTGGGGAATCTCCGTCCCACTCGCCTTTATAACCTCGAGGCACTTCTTCGTTCCCGAAACTTGACCATACAGGTTCTTCGCCTTCTCAAAAGCCTCCAGACGAGTAAAATGGTCGCGCACGGGATCAAAACGGCGACTTGCCTTCTCAGCCATAGCAGCCTCGACTCTTTCCCTCTCACGAGTAACCTCCAAACCCCGGGAGTCCCTCAAGCGTTGCCTCTCTCTGATTAGTTTGTCTACCACGGCGTCTCTCTCTTCGACTAGCTcggtcttctccttctccaggTTCGCAGCCGTTTGCTCCAAATGACTTTTCTCTCGGACGAGCTCTTTCCTCGCCGCGCTGGAAGATTTAAGCTTGCCCTCCAGCTCTTCGAACTTCACTCGAAGAATCTCTTTCTCCTCTGCGGACTTCTCGTTGGCCTTCTTATGCTCCGCCCTTACTCTCTCGATGACCTTCAACCTCGTCTGGGCAAGCTTCTCCGAAGATCCCAACTGGATCATAGTCTGTTTCAGAATACTGTCGTATTTCTCAACGAGAAAGTTCATACTCCCGTAACTCTGCAGAAACGACAAACACAGACCACGTGAGACGAATGAACCCGACAAATCAAATAACGAGATAAAGTGTGAAGGGTAGCGCAGTTACCCGAGCTCTCAAGGAAGCAGCGTCTATGTATTCAGTCTTGAAGTAAAGGTCGTCCAATTGTGGCATCTCCTTCATCCCACCACGAATGGCGCGTCAGCTCCGCGCACCTAAGAGGATTAAAGATTAGGGGAGTCGTCTCGTTGTAGGAAAACTCGACGCGATCGGGGAACTCGATCTTCCTCCTCCTCACAGTAGAACCTTCTGAACGAGACCCTTTCCTCGCAGACGGATCAGGAACAGATCTCTGACTCGCAAGAGGATCACTGCCCCGCGCTGAGACCTCTCTTTCCTCGGGAGGGGTTTCAAGAGAAACGCCGCCTCCCGTGACAACCTCGACCGGGCCCGTCTCCACATCAGAAGGACGCGGCTCCGCCTCGATGGaccccttcttctttttctttctgggACGATCTTCAGGCGCCGCTTCGGAACGGTCTGACTCGACGGAACCCCCTGTAGCGCCTTCTCGCCCTACTGCCGGCGCCTCTCCATGATCAACGGAGGAAGTAGCCCCTTCGTAAGGTCTCTTCCTTCCTCTCTTTTCCTTCCTTGCTTCCAAACCCTTAGAGGTTTCGTCGAGAGAAGCGATCTCTTCAAGAGGAAGCTCTTCGGTCGCTTTCCTCCTGGatttcttgctcttcttcttctttttgggaCTCGAGGCAGGAGGCTCCGCCCCAACGTCTTTGTTGACCAAACCAGGAGCTCCTTCCTTGGAAGCTCGGCCTGCGTCAGAACTGGTCGACCCTTGCACATCGGCAGGAATTGACTTCTTCGAGAGCAATTGCAGCTTCCCCCTTAACAACGCACTCAGATCCGGGACTCCGTCCATCTTTCTAGCTTCGTCTAGAAGCTTCTGCTGTTTCCGAGTAAAAAGGGACAGACGCGACTTACGGGGCCCGAGTACAACAGGAAGTCTCGACTCCCAATCaactgtaaaaaatatatatatatataaagagagacTAAGTTGTTGATAGAACTTCTCGGAGAAAGACCGATGAACTCACCACTAGCAATCCGAGCTTCTTGACGTCTTATCCACTCTCGACTAAGGTCAGGCCAACGGAGATGGCCGTGAGCTGCAATCGCCTGAGCACTCTCGAAGAATTTCTTCGGGTATGCGAAGTATTCGGGTGGCGAACTGCAACAATAAGAAACACGCTGTTAGAATACTCGAATAAGGCATGATGACAACATACACTATCTACCAAGTGTTTTGTTCCATAAAACGCGGTAGTCGTCCCCAGGTGGCTCCGAGAAGGCATGCTCATCAGActtgatataaaaatatgagCGCTGCCAGTCCTTCGTCTTGTTCGGATGCCCAGCCAAGACGTTGTAGCTCGAGCGCATCTTCACTAAAAATATTCCATGTGGCTCCGCCTTCGTAAAAGTTAACTCTTCGAATACTCTCACACTCATCGAAATGTCTATCTCCGCTGCCATCACCATCAGCATAACCGCGATGCGCAGCGACTCGTTAAGCAACTGACAGATTGCGATGTCCCGACGAAATGCGTAAGACGTGATCAGTCGGGGAATTGGAAACCAGAGCTTCACATGGTCTCCAAAATAGGACTCGTAGACACACTGATAGCCAATCGGAGGCGACCAAGGACGCTGTCCCTTGGAAGGAATGATGTATGTAACGCCGGCACCTCCACTTCCCCTCAACAAATCCCTCACCGTCTTGTGAGAGGAGCAAGAATCGAAGACATTCCCCCATGACTGAGCCCGCGGGTCACGAAGCAATTCAGACGGGAGTGGACAGAGTTCCTCGAAGATCCCGCCAGGATGATAGATCATGGGACGGCAGTCTATCTGGTCGAAAGGAACCTCCCGACTAGCTCGTCTCAAAGGTCTTGAGGCTTGGCTAGACGCTTCAGAGCCGCTACCGCTCACGTCACTGCTCCCGACTTCAACGCGATCCGCGCATTCATCACGGATCATCTTATGAGCATCAGCGACCAAAAGGCGTTGAGATAGGGTCATATTATCTGAATCCCGAAGAGCGTCGCGATGAATCAAGTAGAAATCATCTGGTGGACTGTCGGTTACCCGTGCATCTCTGATCGGACTCGGAGAATCTGCGACGCCCTTCCCTTTTTCTTCTCGCGACAATCGACTTCTCAGAGGCATGATCCTAGATCTAGGGGACGACAACAACCGCCAGACGATACCGACGAGCCTATGCAAGGAGAAAcctatctagagagagaaagtaaaagaagagagaaggaagagaaaacGGATACCTGAATCTGCAGAATGAAATAACGAAGGCAAGGGAGAGAGACCTATTTATAGCAAAGACAAGGACATGTTTTTCCGAGCGCAATCATTAGGTCTATGaaggcctaaatgggcctcaaGGGCCGCCTGAATGCCCAAAAACTTACTCGCGGCGGTTTGGCTTCTCGCTGAAACCGGTCTTCGACCGGGTCGTCAAACCGGCATCAATTCTTGATCTCCGTTCAAACCGATCTCCGGTTAACCAACAAAACCGGCCCCTGCCTTTTCACCATAAAACGATGTATCACCCGAGTAAACTGCATCTCTCCGTAAAGATTGAGAGGCGAAAGCGCGCATTAACGACTCGACGTCACTCGAAGCGAGTAAAAGCACATACCGACGACTAAACGGGAAGGGTTATCCCTCGTACTAGAGCCTGTTATCCGAATAAACCTGACCCACAAATTCACTGAGACCGCCATGTCGCTCACAAGTGAACTGTGGGGGcttattgtaggagatggattacatccctccacaaggcccatcgaatAAAAGGCCCTAATCCAGCAAGTCGGATCGATTTGGTCGGCTCGGCGGCTAAATCTATCGGCTCGACCTTAGAGCACTTTTAGCCGGTCGAGTAAGCCGACCAAAAGTCCCCGGCTTGGAGGGAGCTTTGTCCAGGCCCGTATACTCGGCCTCTCGCATCAAGGCCCAAAGAGGTACGAAATTAGGGCATCAGGGGCATGAGTCCTGTAAAAAGGGAGAGGAAAGCAACAAGAAGGGGACTTTTGGACCATTGAACAGACtgagcggctagatctagggttttgagGCTATCTCTTTGATCTTGTTACTCTTTGATCTTGTTGCTCTTTCACTTTCATGACTCTTGTAACCCTTCAGATTcaatctaataaaacgtctttagtcATCCCATTTCCGACTCCTTTAGTCGACTGAATTCCGTTCAAACATAAGATGAGGACAAACTTTTCATTAATCAGGAGCATGACCACCGCAAGCGGAGAACAACCGGACTTTAAATCTAACAGCAGGAGAGGAGATGAGAGGTCACGAAAGGTTGCAGGTTATTTGCATTGAAGAGATTGATCATGGCTTCCTCATTATTTATAGTGTAGATGTCTCTGAAGTTTTTTAGGtggaaaaaaaggaaattaaatgTAACGTAGAAGAATGGGTGTGTATAGAAATTAATGGAGAAGCTTAATTACATCGTTTTATGTTGCGACCTTTCGTGTTGCGGCGAGTCGTTACGTTCGTGATCTCTAACAGACGGTGGGAGTTCGGGTTTGGGAGAAAAGGAAGACAGTGTTTGTTGCCGATTAGATTTTTTAGGCCCATTTTTAGTACTCCGCGATTAAAGAGGTAAACGTCTCCATTTTGTTTAAGATGAAATCGTTGCAGGAAGATTATCATACATTTGTCTAAAAGCCCAAATGCAAAACGGCCCATacattaaaaacataaacatacGTGACGAAT
This region of Brassica napus cultivar Da-Ae chromosome C5, Da-Ae, whole genome shotgun sequence genomic DNA includes:
- the LOC125587766 gene encoding uncharacterized protein LOC125587766, whose translation is MEQVGKGARFVRQTSRRVCSTQTTTATDSAVGPSRTVDLTKHCKYHDAKGHDTTECKSLYAHYLSSLASGDFKFEPLKAKLKNGKSWSKNKERRAQRKATGKSRHSETQQRDDEEDAPKSNDEADSSAEEEQPANRRCIEVILSQQNLSSDDENDDTPVHEDLRDVLKRKLESENSNSSTRNDLRITLNARKSRRISAVDPDPKERPNGDFRDKLNAGACDLRIRLNRSKPTDLRRRLEQTKMSSNDTPSSKNDRDVPTDLRVFLDSKQVQTRRQLNVIMGSSPPCGNSVRSVMDYRRQVATSQRWPTRPPNHPPITFSPDDAEGIHVPHNDHLLVVLGIGEYDVTKILIDTGSSVDLIFRGTLQKMGVDLDDIKPSSRTLTGFNGSSETILGTIRLPVRACGVTRTVKFAVVSTKSPYHAILGTPWIHSMQAIPSTYHQCVKFPGTDGKIKTLRGDQKAARELLVATVKLQRSSLSVNSITPPTYKVCSQEGEILELPIDDADPSRTARVGAYLSEEMQRSVLDFLKANVSTFAWSMSDMKGIDPAITTQELNVDPTVKPIRQKRRKLGPDRSKAINEEVDRLLDAGSIAEVRYPEWLANPAVVKKKNGKWRVCVDFTDLNKACPKDSYPLPNIDRLVESTAGNEMLTFMDAFSRYNQIMMHPDDREKIAFITDRGTYFYKVMPFGLKNAGATYQRLVNKMFADKLGVTMEVYIDDMLVKSLHAADHLCHLKDCFETLNKYGMKLNPAKCTFGVSSGEFLGYIVTQRGIEANPKQISEVLNLPSPKNSREVQRLTGRIAALNRFISRSTDKCLPFYDLLRGNKRFIWDEKCEEAFIQLKHYLRTPPVLAKPDVGDVLSLYIAVSQAAVSSVLIKEDRGEQKPIFYTSRRMTGPETRYPTLEKMALAVVEAARKLRPYFQSHSVEVLTDQPLRTILQNTNRSGRLTKWAIELGELDITYKNRTAAKSQVLADFLIELAP